In Myxococcus stipitatus, the following are encoded in one genomic region:
- a CDS encoding site-specific integrase has protein sequence MVWVIERQWAGRRFIIALDAASEREALAELALWERDPDGYRTRRQAAEDNKPVLIDEESLAGLMLHLTEEGRTLTYRRGVRGYLAAWGEALGKRDLRKVQLRELRKLLAGWKTARKFRIIALKTFTAWLREEDMLKPSEDPTLSLKVPPSVAEKGLRDKGYPIAFVERYYSAVGSQNVRDVLCLRAKTGMHETEIARIASGAGRLRVVNDSCGIAGTVTFKHKNGRIHVVSLDDQALRAATRLQARGKSPSTSAVHECLHHAAGRLARQFPNERFAPLIPGELRHSFATWASECGRVVKPTPDGVPLKMVAAVMGHLNTRTTKLFYEGVQVPPMIVLPLNLHHAQDPVPTKDALRLSA, from the coding sequence ATGGTGTGGGTGATAGAGCGACAGTGGGCCGGGCGTCGGTTCATCATCGCGCTTGACGCTGCCAGCGAGCGTGAGGCGCTTGCCGAACTCGCACTGTGGGAGCGAGACCCGGATGGGTACCGGACGCGGCGCCAGGCCGCCGAGGACAACAAGCCTGTCCTCATCGACGAGGAGTCCCTGGCGGGCCTCATGCTCCACCTCACCGAAGAGGGCCGGACTCTGACGTACCGGCGTGGCGTTCGGGGGTACCTGGCTGCTTGGGGCGAGGCCCTGGGGAAGCGCGACTTGCGGAAGGTCCAACTGCGGGAGCTGCGGAAGCTCTTGGCGGGATGGAAGACCGCGCGGAAGTTCCGCATCATCGCGCTGAAGACCTTCACGGCGTGGTTGCGCGAAGAGGACATGCTCAAGCCGAGCGAGGACCCAACGTTGAGCCTCAAGGTCCCGCCCTCGGTGGCCGAGAAGGGACTCAGGGACAAGGGGTACCCAATCGCGTTCGTCGAGCGCTACTACAGCGCGGTTGGGAGTCAGAACGTGCGGGATGTCCTCTGCCTGCGCGCCAAGACGGGGATGCACGAAACGGAGATCGCCCGAATCGCGTCCGGCGCGGGGAGACTTCGCGTCGTGAATGACTCGTGCGGCATCGCGGGAACGGTCACGTTCAAGCACAAGAACGGACGAATCCACGTGGTGAGCCTGGATGACCAGGCCCTGAGGGCGGCAACGCGGCTTCAGGCACGAGGGAAGTCACCCAGCACGAGTGCAGTCCACGAATGCCTCCACCATGCGGCTGGGCGCCTCGCGCGGCAGTTTCCGAACGAGAGGTTTGCTCCGCTCATCCCCGGTGAGCTGCGGCACTCCTTCGCCACGTGGGCCTCGGAGTGCGGGCGAGTCGTCAAGCCGACGCCGGATGGGGTGCCCCTGAAGATGGTCGCCGCCGTCATGGGACACCTCAACACGAGGACGACGAAGCTCTTCTACGAAGGCGTGCAGGTCCCTCCGATGATTGTCCTGCCGCTCAATCTGCACCACGCGCAGGACCCGGTGCCGACGAAGGATGCACTTCGCCTGAGTGCCTGA
- a CDS encoding site-specific DNA-methyltransferase: MKPIHDTHHATLFSGNCVEVMASLPSGSFDAIITDPPYAEINREYGRLSEPEWHELMRAVVGQVRRVLKPSGSAVFILQPNSEHVGRMRPWLFEFMAWTSREWNLVQDVWWWNVSTPPTGSCQRKNGLMRPSVKACVWLGSPTCYRNQDAVLWTPSEAMARVKHANRALRVSPSGLSVRAGRIADTVAERGGVTPYNLLPIPNSNSVSSGGAKGHGAATPEVLCDWWVRYITRPGDLILDPFFGSGTVGAAALKAGRSIVGIEQHAPYVEIARQTLVSAEASHGG, from the coding sequence GTGAAGCCTATTCACGACACCCACCACGCCACGCTGTTCTCCGGCAACTGCGTCGAGGTGATGGCGTCGCTTCCCTCGGGAAGCTTCGACGCCATCATCACCGACCCGCCCTATGCGGAAATCAACCGTGAGTACGGGCGGCTCTCGGAGCCCGAATGGCACGAGCTCATGCGCGCTGTCGTCGGGCAGGTGCGGCGGGTGCTCAAGCCATCGGGCTCCGCCGTCTTCATCCTTCAACCCAACAGCGAGCACGTGGGGCGGATGCGGCCGTGGCTGTTCGAGTTCATGGCCTGGACGTCTCGGGAGTGGAACCTCGTCCAAGACGTCTGGTGGTGGAACGTCAGCACCCCACCCACGGGGAGCTGCCAGCGAAAGAATGGGCTCATGCGGCCCTCTGTGAAGGCCTGCGTCTGGCTCGGTTCGCCCACGTGCTACCGAAACCAGGATGCCGTCCTGTGGACGCCCTCCGAGGCCATGGCGCGAGTCAAACACGCCAACCGAGCGCTCCGCGTGTCCCCCTCGGGGCTGTCCGTCCGCGCTGGGAGGATTGCCGACACCGTCGCGGAACGCGGTGGCGTCACGCCCTACAACCTCCTGCCGATTCCCAACTCCAACAGCGTCTCCAGCGGCGGCGCCAAGGGCCACGGCGCGGCGACTCCTGAAGTCCTCTGTGACTGGTGGGTGCGCTACATCACCCGCCCCGGCGACCTCATCCTGGACCCGTTCTTCGGCTCGGGCACCGTGGGGGCCGCGGCGCTGAAAGCGGGGCGGTCCATCGTCGGGATTGAGCAACACGCGCCCTACGTGGAGATTGCTCGGCAGACGCTCGTCTCAGCGGAGGCGAGTCATGGCGGCTGA
- a CDS encoding PD-(D/E)XK nuclease family protein: MAADASQLEPPRRRAVDGGVINFLSSLQLKQFSLCPRRWYFAKVLRLPEPESKAQALGIKGHAQLEHYLRTGEDVLGDIAQAGHHLLPPPGPDLLVEESFGTPSPLTADEVPFVGHIDLINPRRMSEGVLRITDHKFSSDVARYAATPAQLVDAGTEAGLQMVGYGVWAALSGARFPGVRVLELEHIYFQTRGARRAESVLARTSTEHVTREWTEKVVPMVRRIREVARATRSADAPPNFGACEKFGGCPFKAKCLSGGPTVSLMNRLITKNQAPETAAQLPPTPPHVPPPAAPAESLGTCDRCGATLTQENTSKLRSGDVLHVSCPGAEVAAVLPPDAPVASPTIAPDAAPKRRSRKPKGPTAPGDHREPPTATSLQDERLRLFVDCVPNMPATSLSEYVAKVASQVSEAGGVEDLRFAGAESALGFGKWKGALAMAIRSAPPAPGAYAALGLAHSELLQIAVEALEPLCGPGDFVRGAR, encoded by the coding sequence ATGGCGGCTGATGCCTCCCAGCTCGAGCCGCCTCGTCGGCGCGCCGTGGACGGGGGCGTCATCAACTTCCTCTCCAGCTTGCAGTTGAAGCAATTCAGCTTGTGCCCGCGTCGCTGGTACTTCGCCAAGGTGTTGCGACTGCCCGAGCCTGAGTCCAAGGCTCAAGCCCTCGGCATCAAGGGGCACGCGCAACTGGAGCACTACCTACGCACGGGAGAGGACGTGCTGGGCGACATCGCGCAGGCGGGCCACCACCTACTTCCGCCGCCGGGCCCCGACCTCCTGGTTGAAGAGTCCTTCGGAACGCCCTCTCCCCTGACGGCGGACGAGGTCCCCTTCGTCGGACACATTGACCTCATCAATCCGCGCCGCATGTCGGAGGGAGTGCTGCGCATCACAGACCACAAGTTCTCTTCCGATGTGGCGCGCTACGCCGCCACGCCCGCGCAGTTGGTGGACGCAGGCACTGAAGCTGGATTGCAGATGGTGGGCTACGGCGTCTGGGCTGCACTTTCGGGAGCACGCTTCCCAGGTGTCCGCGTGTTGGAGCTGGAGCACATCTACTTTCAGACGCGCGGCGCGCGACGTGCAGAGAGCGTCCTCGCCAGGACGAGCACCGAGCACGTCACGCGAGAGTGGACAGAGAAGGTCGTCCCCATGGTGCGCCGCATTCGCGAAGTGGCCCGAGCCACGCGCAGCGCGGACGCACCTCCCAACTTCGGTGCCTGCGAGAAGTTCGGCGGGTGCCCTTTCAAAGCGAAGTGCCTTTCAGGAGGTCCCACCGTGTCCCTGATGAATCGCCTCATCACCAAGAACCAGGCCCCCGAGACCGCCGCGCAGCTCCCGCCCACCCCTCCGCATGTCCCCCCTCCCGCCGCCCCCGCCGAGTCCCTTGGGACGTGCGACAGGTGCGGCGCGACGCTCACGCAGGAAAACACGAGCAAGCTCCGCTCGGGTGACGTGCTGCATGTGTCTTGCCCCGGGGCCGAGGTGGCCGCCGTGCTGCCTCCGGATGCCCCTGTCGCGTCGCCCACCATCGCCCCCGATGCCGCGCCGAAGCGTCGTAGTCGCAAGCCGAAGGGCCCCACCGCGCCCGGCGATCACCGCGAGCCCCCGACGGCCACGAGCCTCCAGGACGAGCGCCTGCGCCTCTTCGTGGACTGCGTCCCCAACATGCCCGCCACCTCCCTCTCGGAGTACGTGGCCAAGGTGGCGTCCCAGGTGAGCGAGGCTGGAGGCGTCGAGGACTTGCGCTTCGCGGGTGCGGAGAGCGCGCTGGGGTTCGGTAAGTGGAAGGGCGCGCTGGCCATGGCCATCCGCAGTGCGCCTCCCGCGCCGGGCGCGTATGCCGCCCTCGGCCTTGCCCACTCAGAGCTCCTGCAAATCGCGGTGGAGGCGCTGGAGCCCCTGTGCGGCCCGGGTGACTTCGTGCGTGGTGCTCGCTGA
- a CDS encoding DNA polymerase — MPVLFSFDTETYPIQPGLLAPPLVCASIAQEAPGSERLLSAGQARTWFRETLRSPDVHVTGANLAYDLGVMCADDPRLVDDVFAAAEAGRFHDVAIREALMDIARGLHGVDPATGRPLGDDEGARYPLALLVKRHLGLDISADKYAPDAWRLRYGELDGVPMEQWPEGAVKYPLRDARYTLDVHLSQARTAPSIANGGNLHAEEDQVRAALALHFASVWGLRTHAGRVEELRHRVEQEWQANRTRFRAAGIFRASGSKDTKRLTQLVTAAYYGTPPVTPPSPRFPEGQVATDRDTLLDSGDALLEELGKSGKVDKYRSTYLDKLEAGTAAPLNPRFNVLVSTTRVSSDYQQLPQRGGVRECHEARPGYVFCSVDYGGLELRTMAQRAIWDVGYSRMADALLAKEDVHTSAAATFLGEDYDALLPRVKAKEPTATAFRSLAKIFNFGKGGGLGAGGMAYQARAKDGVRFCLLAKVAETCGVERVPVRVQGKVKMVCAACVEVSRHYGNRWLDAWPEQRVLFGKASALTRNGQFVDVTIPGANILRGGCSYTQWLNTPFQGLGAVGAKLATWRVSREMYADHRSPLWGSRLVLMVHDELVAELRADCPNRLHDAAERMAEIMRQAMREVTPDLAGAIEAEPALSRMLSKDMATVRDSSGRLVVWEPEAKAA, encoded by the coding sequence GTGCCCGTCCTCTTCAGCTTCGACACCGAGACCTATCCGATTCAGCCCGGACTGCTTGCGCCGCCGCTCGTCTGCGCGTCCATCGCCCAGGAAGCCCCCGGCAGTGAGCGGCTTCTCTCCGCTGGCCAGGCGCGCACGTGGTTCCGTGAGACCCTCCGCTCTCCGGATGTCCACGTGACAGGAGCCAATCTCGCGTACGACCTGGGTGTCATGTGCGCGGATGACCCGCGACTGGTGGACGACGTGTTTGCCGCCGCCGAGGCAGGGCGATTCCATGACGTGGCTATCCGCGAAGCCCTCATGGACATTGCCCGGGGACTCCACGGCGTGGACCCAGCGACGGGCAGGCCGCTGGGGGACGATGAGGGCGCCCGCTACCCGCTGGCCCTCCTGGTGAAGCGCCACCTTGGCCTCGATATCTCCGCCGACAAGTACGCCCCCGACGCATGGCGACTTCGCTACGGCGAGTTGGACGGGGTGCCGATGGAGCAATGGCCCGAAGGCGCGGTGAAGTACCCGCTTCGCGATGCGCGTTACACGCTGGACGTCCACCTGTCCCAAGCACGGACGGCGCCCAGCATCGCCAACGGCGGCAACCTCCACGCCGAAGAGGACCAGGTCCGCGCCGCCCTCGCGCTCCACTTCGCCTCCGTCTGGGGCCTGCGCACTCATGCCGGGCGCGTCGAGGAGCTCCGCCACCGCGTCGAGCAGGAGTGGCAAGCCAACCGCACTCGCTTCCGGGCCGCCGGTATCTTCCGGGCCAGCGGCTCGAAGGACACCAAGCGCCTCACCCAGCTCGTCACCGCCGCCTATTACGGCACGCCGCCCGTCACCCCTCCCTCTCCCCGCTTCCCCGAGGGGCAGGTGGCCACCGACCGGGACACCCTCCTGGACTCGGGCGATGCGCTGCTAGAGGAGCTGGGCAAGTCCGGCAAGGTGGACAAGTACCGCTCCACTTACCTGGACAAGCTGGAGGCAGGCACCGCCGCCCCTCTCAACCCGCGCTTCAACGTGCTGGTCAGCACGACTCGCGTTTCGAGTGACTACCAGCAGCTCCCGCAGCGAGGGGGCGTGCGTGAGTGTCACGAGGCCCGCCCTGGCTACGTGTTCTGCTCCGTGGACTACGGCGGCCTCGAGCTGCGCACCATGGCCCAACGTGCCATCTGGGACGTGGGCTACTCGCGGATGGCCGACGCGCTACTCGCCAAGGAAGACGTCCACACCTCGGCCGCGGCCACCTTCTTGGGGGAGGACTACGATGCCCTCTTGCCGCGCGTGAAAGCCAAGGAGCCCACGGCCACGGCCTTCCGCTCGCTCGCCAAAATCTTCAACTTCGGCAAGGGCGGTGGCCTGGGAGCTGGCGGCATGGCGTACCAGGCACGCGCCAAGGACGGCGTCCGGTTCTGCCTGTTGGCCAAGGTCGCGGAGACGTGCGGAGTGGAGCGCGTTCCCGTGCGCGTCCAGGGCAAGGTGAAGATGGTCTGCGCCGCGTGCGTCGAGGTGTCGCGCCACTACGGCAACAGGTGGCTGGATGCGTGGCCCGAGCAGCGCGTCCTCTTCGGCAAGGCCAGTGCCCTCACGAGGAACGGCCAGTTCGTGGACGTCACGATTCCTGGCGCCAACATCCTCCGAGGCGGTTGCAGCTATACCCAGTGGCTCAACACTCCCTTCCAGGGTCTCGGCGCGGTGGGCGCGAAGCTGGCCACGTGGCGAGTGTCGCGGGAGATGTACGCGGACCACCGCTCACCACTCTGGGGCTCTCGCCTCGTCCTCATGGTGCATGACGAGCTGGTGGCGGAGCTGCGCGCGGACTGCCCCAACCGGCTTCACGACGCCGCCGAGCGCATGGCCGAAATCATGCGGCAAGCCATGCGCGAAGTGACGCCAGACCTCGCGGGCGCCATCGAGGCCGAGCCCGCCCTCTCGCGCATGCTCTCGAAGGACATGGCCACGGTGCGCGACTCCAGTGGACGGCTGGTGGTCTGGGAGCCCGAGGCAAAGGCGGCGTGA
- a CDS encoding DEAD/DEAH box helicase family protein encodes MATAPVYGRSPVGYSADLGRILALPRRDLAASYTAANVEALEAALRSPSLQCTCASMSPPRPCPLRLRRVQAQALLEASRIGGLLGPIGTGHGKELTTFLMPMVMPGCRVAVLFISAGLLPQFEAEWSYYGAHWKLPNLAGGRWFRVGLPVLHVITYNKLSSQDATDLLERIRPDLVILNEAHSLKDPRTSRTSRFLRYFEKHPRTRLVALSGTFASKSIKDYAHLSRLALGEGSPLPLAHHVVEEWGTALDPGKVVAPPGELERLCEPREHVREGFQRRRNATPGVVATEESALDKPLIIRERKVGPVPAQLFALIELAHAGERPDGEQFQEQLQAVACARQLSAGFYHRWRYPRGEPHELIEQWFARRKAWNKEVWEELKGKRREHLDSPGLLTKAAIRAHMSPPYEGDKPVWHAATWTEWTEIHAAVQPEPQAVWVSDFLVKDAAEWARSRVGIVWVEYPELGERIAKEAGVPFYGGGKTASEDILRETGRRSIVASIKAHATGKNLQQFSRNLVVTPPSDGATWEQLLARTHRPGQLAPCVEVDVCLHTQDYVSAFATARERARFIQQTDGQPQKLLTPTHTLMPFRTIA; translated from the coding sequence GTGGCGACAGCTCCGGTCTACGGGCGCTCTCCGGTGGGCTACTCGGCGGACCTGGGCCGCATCCTCGCCTTGCCACGGCGAGACCTGGCCGCGTCGTACACGGCGGCGAATGTCGAGGCGCTGGAGGCCGCGCTCCGGTCGCCGTCCCTTCAGTGCACCTGCGCGAGTATGTCTCCGCCGCGTCCGTGCCCGCTGCGATTGCGGCGCGTTCAGGCCCAGGCCCTCCTGGAAGCCTCGCGCATCGGTGGACTCCTCGGCCCCATCGGCACCGGCCACGGGAAGGAGCTGACCACCTTCCTGATGCCCATGGTGATGCCGGGCTGTCGCGTGGCCGTCCTCTTCATCTCCGCTGGCCTCCTGCCCCAGTTCGAGGCCGAGTGGAGCTACTACGGCGCGCACTGGAAGTTGCCGAACCTCGCGGGTGGCCGGTGGTTCCGCGTGGGACTGCCCGTCCTGCACGTCATCACCTACAACAAGCTCTCCAGCCAGGATGCCACGGACCTCCTGGAGCGCATTCGCCCGGACCTGGTCATCCTAAACGAAGCACACAGCCTCAAGGACCCGAGGACGTCCCGCACGAGCCGCTTCCTCCGCTACTTCGAGAAGCATCCACGGACTCGCCTCGTGGCCCTGTCCGGCACCTTCGCGTCCAAGAGCATCAAGGACTACGCGCACCTGTCGCGGCTGGCGCTGGGCGAGGGCTCGCCACTGCCTCTCGCGCACCATGTCGTGGAGGAATGGGGGACGGCCCTGGACCCGGGCAAGGTGGTGGCCCCTCCCGGAGAACTGGAGCGACTGTGCGAGCCTAGGGAGCACGTCCGCGAGGGCTTCCAACGTCGCCGCAACGCCACGCCCGGCGTGGTGGCCACCGAAGAGAGCGCCCTGGACAAGCCGCTCATCATCCGGGAGCGGAAGGTGGGTCCCGTGCCCGCGCAGCTCTTCGCGCTCATCGAGCTGGCGCACGCGGGCGAGCGTCCGGACGGAGAGCAATTCCAAGAGCAGCTCCAAGCCGTAGCGTGCGCGCGGCAGCTCTCAGCGGGCTTCTACCATCGCTGGCGCTACCCCAGGGGCGAGCCACATGAGCTGATTGAGCAGTGGTTCGCGCGTCGCAAGGCGTGGAACAAAGAAGTCTGGGAAGAACTCAAAGGCAAGCGCCGCGAGCACCTGGACTCACCGGGGCTTCTCACCAAGGCAGCCATCCGCGCGCACATGTCGCCGCCCTACGAAGGGGACAAGCCCGTGTGGCATGCGGCAACGTGGACTGAGTGGACGGAGATTCATGCCGCCGTACAGCCCGAGCCCCAGGCCGTTTGGGTGTCGGACTTTCTGGTGAAGGATGCGGCGGAGTGGGCGCGCTCGCGGGTAGGAATCGTCTGGGTCGAGTATCCGGAGCTGGGGGAACGCATCGCCAAGGAAGCAGGCGTGCCGTTCTACGGTGGAGGCAAGACCGCGTCCGAGGACATCCTCCGGGAGACAGGGAGGCGCTCCATCGTGGCGAGCATCAAGGCACACGCCACGGGGAAGAACCTCCAGCAGTTCTCTCGAAACCTCGTGGTGACACCGCCCTCGGACGGGGCCACGTGGGAGCAACTCCTCGCGCGCACGCATCGCCCGGGCCAGTTGGCGCCATGCGTCGAAGTGGACGTGTGCCTGCATACCCAGGACTACGTGTCCGCGTTCGCCACGGCTCGCGAGCGCGCCCGGTTCATCCAACAGACGGACGGACAGCCACAGAAGCTCCTCACACCCACACACACCCTCATGCCCTTTCGGACAATTGCATAA
- a CDS encoding DsbA family protein: MRASIVGVFHPPKLWGLALGVLLALTGCKERTAPPVLGKVERTWIPLSGLPLRGPSTASLTLLFFCDFQSPYCASAAQNVAALRREYGDALRIQFRHNTLPYYPNSQLASEASAAAAEQGQFWRYHDTLYAHQDALDRASLERYAQELGLDLARFRQFIDTEQARLKVDADNILSAKVGVRGGPVFYVNGRDLRGPVDRGTLRKFLDEELAIAGAALDSGVVPRELYQRLAQAPGVSQAPELESPAVSVPRPRDPTPRDPDPIYKVDVGDAPSKGPADARVTIILWSDFECARCGKFEATLNALAAAFPKDVRIVWKFRPVPDHLGAILASEAALAAGAQGKFWPMHDKLFAQPEFERSKLEEHGRQLGLDMGRFQEALDERTYAIQVARDLDVSEELGIGNLPTLFVNGRRLEYGGGGRYDGSSSLSLEVLRARVEEELRRTEPLVKQGVVASRLYDTLTASGQRYGPPVGELPPLPKGVYQVEGGASPVRGPVGAPVTIVLFSDFQCPYCARVEKTLDRVREQYGDKVRVVWKDSPNLELHPDAMTAHEAARAAGEQGRFWEMHDKIFSRPFAIQRSMLDRYAAELGLDMERYRAALETGKFREAIREETAYGISLAGQGGTPAVFINGRLLPGAFPFETFREVLGAEFERLGKVQVAASAGQSL, from the coding sequence ATGCGTGCATCCATCGTCGGTGTGTTTCACCCCCCGAAGCTTTGGGGACTCGCGTTAGGAGTGCTCCTCGCGTTGACGGGCTGCAAGGAGCGCACGGCACCTCCTGTCCTCGGCAAGGTCGAACGTACATGGATTCCGCTCAGCGGCTTGCCGCTGCGCGGGCCCTCGACGGCCAGTCTCACGTTGCTGTTCTTCTGTGACTTCCAATCGCCGTACTGTGCGAGCGCGGCGCAGAACGTGGCCGCTCTGCGGCGCGAGTATGGGGATGCGTTGCGCATCCAGTTCCGCCACAACACGCTGCCCTACTATCCCAACTCCCAGTTGGCCTCGGAGGCGTCGGCCGCCGCGGCGGAGCAGGGCCAGTTCTGGCGCTACCACGACACGCTCTACGCGCATCAAGACGCCTTGGATCGAGCCTCGCTCGAGCGCTACGCCCAGGAGCTGGGGTTGGACCTGGCGCGCTTCCGCCAGTTCATCGACACCGAGCAGGCGCGCTTGAAGGTGGATGCCGACAACATCCTCTCGGCCAAGGTGGGCGTGCGTGGTGGGCCTGTCTTCTACGTGAACGGCAGGGACCTGCGAGGGCCGGTGGACCGGGGCACCCTCAGGAAGTTCCTCGACGAGGAGCTTGCCATTGCGGGTGCGGCGCTCGACAGCGGCGTGGTCCCCCGAGAACTCTATCAACGGCTGGCGCAGGCGCCCGGAGTGAGCCAGGCGCCGGAGCTCGAGTCCCCGGCGGTCTCCGTGCCCAGACCTCGCGACCCCACACCTCGAGACCCGGATCCCATCTACAAGGTCGACGTGGGGGATGCGCCTTCGAAGGGGCCGGCGGACGCGCGGGTGACCATCATTCTCTGGTCCGACTTCGAGTGCGCCCGGTGCGGCAAGTTCGAGGCCACGCTGAACGCCCTGGCCGCTGCTTTTCCGAAGGATGTGCGCATCGTGTGGAAGTTCCGGCCCGTGCCGGACCATCTCGGCGCCATCCTGGCCTCGGAGGCGGCGCTGGCGGCGGGAGCGCAGGGCAAGTTCTGGCCGATGCACGACAAGCTCTTCGCCCAGCCGGAGTTCGAACGCTCCAAGCTGGAGGAGCACGGGCGTCAATTGGGATTGGACATGGGGCGATTCCAGGAGGCGCTGGACGAGCGCACCTACGCCATTCAGGTGGCGCGAGACCTGGACGTTTCCGAGGAGTTGGGCATCGGCAACCTGCCCACGCTCTTCGTCAATGGCAGACGCCTGGAGTACGGAGGGGGTGGGCGCTACGACGGAAGCTCCTCGCTGTCCCTGGAGGTGCTCCGTGCCCGGGTCGAGGAGGAGTTACGCCGGACAGAACCCCTCGTGAAGCAAGGGGTGGTGGCCAGCCGGTTGTATGACACGCTGACAGCTTCAGGGCAGCGCTACGGGCCGCCGGTTGGCGAGTTGCCGCCGCTGCCCAAGGGCGTCTACCAGGTGGAGGGAGGTGCCTCGCCTGTGCGAGGACCTGTCGGAGCGCCGGTAACGATTGTCTTGTTCTCCGACTTCCAGTGTCCCTATTGCGCGCGCGTGGAGAAGACGCTCGACCGCGTGCGTGAGCAGTACGGAGACAAAGTGCGAGTCGTGTGGAAGGACTCGCCCAATCTGGAACTCCACCCGGACGCAATGACAGCGCACGAGGCGGCGCGCGCGGCGGGGGAGCAGGGCCGGTTCTGGGAGATGCACGACAAGATCTTCAGCCGCCCCTTCGCCATCCAGAGGTCGATGCTGGACCGGTACGCGGCCGAGCTGGGGTTGGACATGGAGCGATACCGCGCGGCATTGGAAACTGGGAAGTTCCGCGAGGCCATCCGAGAGGAGACTGCGTATGGCATCAGTCTCGCGGGGCAGGGTGGGACGCCTGCGGTCTTCATCAATGGTCGCCTGCTGCCGGGAGCCTTTCCGTTCGAGACCTTCCGAGAGGTGTTGGGCGCGGAGTTCGAACGACTCGGAAAGGTGCAGGTGGCGGCGTCCGCGGGGCAATCGTTGTAG